A window of Rosa rugosa chromosome 7, drRosRugo1.1, whole genome shotgun sequence genomic DNA:
TCAAACACTTGGTCCCCGGTTGATAAAATACGGAAGAAGGCATGGTAAGTCCGAATTGTTGGAACAAGGCCATGGTGCAACATGTCATGGAGGATGTGTGTAGCTTGATCAATTTCCCTGGCCTTGCAGAGAGTCTTGATGAGGGAGTTATAAGTGACAATGTTGGGCGCAAGACCCTTTTCTTGCATGGTTTCCATGAGATTGGTAGCTTCCTTGAAGAGACCGGCTTTTCCAAGAGCAAAAATGAGGGCATTGTAAACCTTAGTGTCAGGCTCAACATTCATTTTGTTCATGCGGCGGAAGATGTTGAGCACCTTGGTGAGATTGGAGGATTTGGAATGGCAAGAAATGAGACATGAATAGGAAATGGCATCGTGGGGGACGCCCCGGTTGGTCATCTCAGTCCAAATTCGGTCAGCGTGGCGGGGACTAACGATGATATTAGACCAGCCGTTGAGAATAATGTTGAAGCTCTTGGTGTTAAATGGGAAGACATGTGAGTTGCAGAAAAGCAAGTGCTCAGCTTCAGGGACATTTTTGTAGCGGCAGAGGGCGGAGAGAAGGCCGTGGAAGTCATCCATGCCGGCCTCAAACGCAAACCGCTTATAAGCGTAGAAAGTGTGAATGGCCCTCCCAACATCATGAGCACAAGAGTATTTTCGAATCATGAGTAACAGAGTTTGAGGAGAGACGAGGGAAAGGGAAGAACCCGAACCCGAACCGCTCCGCATTTCATCGATCAGGGCCCAGGCAGTGTCGAATTTCCTCATCTTCCCCAGAATGGAGATCATCGAGTGGTATTCACGCACGGAATGGGGTCGCTGCTTTCCTGCCCAGAGGAAGAAGGTGAAGGCCG
This region includes:
- the LOC133721129 gene encoding pentatricopeptide repeat-containing protein At5g15010, mitochondrial-like, which produces MRKMRSISRLKWLCTIMVEKPHGVTIGGAIGVRVRVGAAQTHSFTTGAYSVKSRDDADAIKMIVDLRSSSSGSVELKKKLEQCGVAASAELVVEILSRFRNDWESAFTFFLWAGKQRPHSVREYHSMISILGKMRKFDTAWALIDEMRSGSGSGSSLSLVSPQTLLLMIRKYSCAHDVGRAIHTFYAYKRFAFEAGMDDFHGLLSALCRYKNVPEAEHLLFCNSHVFPFNTKSFNIILNGWSNIIVSPRHADRIWTEMTNRGVPHDAISYSCLISCHSKSSNLTKVLNIFRRMNKMNVEPDTKVYNALIFALGKAGLFKEATNLMETMQEKGLAPNIVTYNSLIKTLCKAREIDQATHILHDMLHHGLVPTIRTYHAFFRILSTGDQVFELLEKMKNTGCPPNTDTYIMLIRKFCRWRQLDNVFKIWSQMSENGVGPDRSSYIVLIHGLFLNAKLEEAHKYYMEMKDRHYLPEPRTEEMLQAWLSGKQTSKFQTTDGEVDQVDCTQPATNTKLVISKKSPQEKDFRRQPESRKVVRERGFSFWEQ